From one Dermacentor andersoni chromosome 1, qqDerAnde1_hic_scaffold, whole genome shotgun sequence genomic stretch:
- the LOC126516411 gene encoding uncharacterized protein — protein sequence MPDPERSRVHCFRDHAVAGANWRQTRFVDEVPSARVCGLCRMIPMRTVTLPCSHALCPSCHAASSRDGVGLCPLDQHPFEEAESLSVVFPAKKVESLKVYCWNAAQGCEFVGTVEGLLPHYESACTFHTVECFRCNEAVLHKDLPGHYANGCSAVSSSATTDHSSLESTAARIRGMAMENLKLDLRDPHRDLSAIRSQMNDLSERAICQEARSIELAREFRESVQNLKDEMTKIAAAISMTGSHQLRSGRDPSDEAGTSSPLPLRLEKALILRKLEHFAHMSLDTLEHLRQNATRHGHRPVIAYCEPVVHSLDKFRRLTSAVSTAHGLGEQLSRICYSLILENAGAIFLCEQEERKFADVTVSHTRDTYLTLVVWKRTCEGLSDLVVDIEFNGLLVGSRCVLNDWSVKVRHSGEELVFNGPFECGCICTRDLETMIHFHRDFTIPLDSVKNACFLKDGNVMLEIQLDYLPNKECIDSSK from the exons ATGCCGGACCCGGAACGAAGCCGGGTGCACTGTTTTCGCGACCACGCCGTCGCCGGCGCCAACTGGAGACAGACGCGGTTTGTCGACGAAGTGCCTAGTGCACGCGTGTGCGGCCTTTGCCGCATGATTCCAATGCGGACGGTGACGCTACCGTGCTCGCACGCTCTCTGCCCATCTTGCCACGCAGCCAGCTCTCGAGATGGTGTCGGGCTGTGTCCCTTGGATCAACATCCGTTTGAGGAAGCGGAGAGCCTTTCTGTTGTCTTCCCCGCCAAGAAAGTGGAAAGCTTGAAG GTTTATTGCTGGAATGCAGCGCAAGGCTGCGAGTTCGTGGGCACTGTGGAAGGTCTGCTGCCGCACTACGAGAGCGCATGCACATTCCACACCGTGGAATGTTTCCGGTGCAACGAGGCAGTACTGCACAAAGACCTGCCAGGGCACTACGCGAACGGATGCAGCGCAGTTTCTTCTTCAGCCACCACAGACCATTCGTCCTTGGAGTCCACAGCAGCGAGAATTCGAGGCATGGCCATGGAAAACCTGAAGTTGGACTTGAGGGATCCGCATCGTGACCTGTCTGCAATTAGGAGCCAGATGAATGATCTCTCAGAGCGCGCCATCTGCCAGGAAGCCAGGTCCATTGAGCTCGCTCGCGAATTCAGGGAATCTGTGCAGAACCTGAAGGACGAGATGACTAAAATAGCGGCCGCCATCTCTATGACGGGGTCGCACCAGCTGCGGTCTGGGCGAGATCCATCAGACGAAGCCGGCACGTCGTCACCGCTACCGTTGCGCTTGGAAAAGGCGCTCATACTCCGAAAGTTGGAACACTTTGCCCACATGTCGCTCGACACGTTGGAACACTTGCGGCAAAACGCCACTCGGCATGGTCACCGCCCGGTGATCGCGTATTGCGAGCCTGTTGTCCATTCACTCGATAAATTTCGCCGTTTAACCAGTGCGGTGTCCACGGCACACGGGTTGGGTGAGCAACTTTCGAGGATTTGCTATAGCCTGATCCTCGAGAATGCTGGCGCAATTTTTCTCTGTGAACAGGAGGAGAGGAAGTTTGCCGACGTGACTGTGTCGCACACGCGGGACACTTACCTTACGCTCGTCGTCTGGAAGCGCACCTGTGAAGGACTTTCTGACCTCGTCGTGGATATAGAGTTTAACGGGCTTCTGGTGGGCTCTCGGTGCGTGCTTAATGATTGGTCCGTAAAGGTGCGACATTCGGGTGAAGAGCTTGTTTTCAACGGTCCATTTGAATGCGGTTGCATTTGCACCCGAGATTTAGAGACAATGATACATTTTCACCGCGATTTCACTATCCCGTTAGATTCCGTGAAGAATGCCTGCTTTCTTAAAGACGGAAATGTAATGCTCGAGATCCAGCTAGACTATTTACCGAATAAGGAGTGCATAGACTCGAGCAAATGA
- the LOC126516827 gene encoding zinc finger protein 593 produces MTRYSRKKTHKGYTASHKKDKTKRRAKDIDQIHVDMQPENAERLLNQEVDYDMPGDAQFYCLHCARYFMDKNSLNDHLKSKNHKRRLKALEEEPYSQAEAEAAAGMGNYIPPKRRKVESQPPKE; encoded by the exons ATGACTCGTTATTCGCGGAAAAAGACTCACAAGGGCTACACAGCATCGCACAAGAAGGACAAGACGAAACGCAGGGCTAAAGATATCGACCAGATTCACGTCGACATGCAGCCGGAAAACGCAGAAAGGCTCCTCAACCAGGAGGTCGACTACGACATGCCTGGAGACGCGCAGTTCTACTGCCTGCACTGCGC GAGGTATTTCATGGACAAAAACTCTCTCAATGACCACCTGAAAAGTAAGAACCACAAGCGAAG ATTGAAGGCCCTGGAAGAGGAGCCATACAGCCAGGCTGAAGCTGAAGCCGCAGCCGGCATGGGAAATTACATTCCTCCCAAGAGACGCAAAGTGGAATCGCAGCCCCCAAAAGAGTAG